The following nucleotide sequence is from Methylocella sp..
CGGCCAAAAAACTGCTTGCCGCTGGAGAGGAGAGAATTTTCACCTTCGCCCATGCGTTCAGAAACCGCGAGAGGGGGAAGCTGCACCATCCCGAATTCACTCTTCTCGAATGGTATAGGACCAACGCGCCCTATCAGCGTCTGATCGAGGATTGCGCGGGGCTGCTCGCGGCGACCGCGCAAGCGGCTGGCGCAGACATCTTGACCTTCGCGGGGTGCATGACGGATCCATTTGAGGAATTTGAGCTTTTGAGCGTCGCCGAAGCCTTCGATCGTTACGCCGGCGTCGATCTTTTGGCGACGCTCGATGGCTTGACGCCGAACCGGGACGCGCTGGCGGCTCTGGCGCGCAAAAGCGGAATTCGCGTCGCGGGCGACGACAGCTGGTCGGATCTTTTCAGCAAGATGCTGACGGACAAAATCGAGCCTCATCTTGGCCATGGTCGGGCGACCATACTCATGGATTATCCCGCCAGCGAAGCAGCATTGGCGAATCTGCAAGAGGATCAAAGGCTTGCCGAGAGATTCGAACTCTATGCTTGCGGCGTCGAACTCGCCAACGGATTTGGCGAATTGACCGACCCCGCGGAGCAGCGCCGCCGTTTCGAGCTGGAAATGACGGAGCGGATGCGAATTTATGGCGACGCCTACCCGCTCGACGAGGATTTTCTGGAGGCGTTGAGCATAATGCCGCCGGCGAGCGGAATCGCCCTCGGCTTTGACAGGCTGGTGATGCTCGCCTCCGGCGCGTCGCATATTGAGCAGGTCATCTGGACGCCGGTGGCGCGAGGCATCTGGGCTAGATGACGGACATTTCCTTGACTCTGCGCAGCGCCGCCGATCTCATCTCCGCGGGTCTTGCCCACGAGACAAGGCGCGAGGAGATCGAGAGAATCTCAAAGGCCTACGCCATCGGCGTCACGCCGACGATCGCCCGGTTGATCGACTCCGCCGATCCGCATGATCCGATCGGCCGTCAGTTCATCCCCGATCTTGCGGAGCTGGCCCATCGTTCCGAAGAACGGCGCGATCCAATAGGCGATGACGCCTTCAGCCCAGTCGAGGGGGTCGTCCACCGCTATCCCGATCGCGTGCTGCTGAAATTGCTGCATATTTGTCCGGTCTATTGCCGATTCTGCTTTCGCAGGGAAACAGTTGGACCCGGCAGCCCGACCCATCTCGCCCCCAAGGCGCTCGACGCGGCTTTGGCCTATATCGCGGGCCATTCCGAGATCTGGGAGGTGATTCTGACCGGCGGCGATCCGCTCACGCTATCGCCGCGTCGGATAAGCGACATCATGTCGCGCCTAAAGGCGATCGATCATGTGAAAGTCGTCCGCGTGCATACGCGGGTGCCAAGCGTCGATCCGGACGCCATCGACGCGCAGCTGGTGGAGAGCCTGCGCGCCTCCGGCAAAACCGTCTATGTCGCGTTGCACGCCAACCATCCGCGCGAATTATCGCCCGAAACGCGTGCGGCCTGCGCTCGCATTATCGACGCCGGCATCCCCATGCTGAGCCAGAGCGTGCTGCTCGCCGGCGTCAACGATGATATCCTGACCCTTACCGCGTTGATGCGCGGCTTCGTTGAGGCGCGAATCAAGCCTTATTATCTGCATCAACTCGATCTTGCCCCGGGAACCGCGCATTTCCGCGTCGGCATAGAAAAAGGCCGCAATTTGATGCGGGAATTGCGTGGCCGAGTCTCCGGGCTTTGCCAGCCGACCTATATGCTTGATCTGCCGGGCGGCCACGGAAAATCGCCGATCGGTCCTAATTACCTTACCGAGATAAATGACGAGGAGACTTTTGAGGTTAGCGATTATCAGGGTCGATCACATCTTTACCCGCCTCCGGAAAGCTGAGGAGCTGGCTCCGACGATAGCCCCCCGCAGGGCCAGCCGAGCGAGCGAGTCACATAATTCCCCTCGCTGCGCGAAATCCGCGAAAAGCGAGGCTGGGACATTTCGAGGCGCGGCGCTGATGAGATGCTTTGCTTGCATCATAGGCCTCATAGCGCTGCTTGGCGTCGCGCCAACTTGGGCGCAAACGCCGCAAGCCGCCGCAACTGCGCCCGCAAAAGGGCAGCCGACGCAGGCTCCGGCAGTTAAGGCGTCGCCCGCGCCCGCGGACAAAGCAGCCGATCCAATGTCAACGGGGGCGTTATCGCCAGCGCTCATCGCCGCGACTGCGGCGCTCGACAAGGCTGGCGCCGCCATCAAGGACATCGAAACCAGCCTTGAGCGTCCAAACGTTTCCGATGGCGAATTGGCCGCTCTCCGCCAGCAGACGGGACCAATCTCGGAGTCGTTGGGCAACGCGATTGAGCGGTTGACGCCGCGCCTCACCGAAATCAAAGCGCGATTGGATCAGTTGGGGCCGCCGCCCGACGATAAAGCGCCGCCCGAAAATCCTGCGGTAACGGAGGAGCGCACTGCTCAACAACAAAGCTTTAGCAATGTCGATGAGCTGTTGAAGCGCGCAAAGCTGCTGTCCGTTGGAGTCGACCAGTTTCGAACCAGCATAGCCGCGCGGCGACGCGCCCTATTCACGAGATCATTGTTCCAACGATCGACGAGCATCGCCGGCTCATCGCTCTGGTCCGATGTCTGGAAGGAGGCGCCGGCAAACATTAGCGATGTCGGCAATCTGATCAGCAGTTCGGTGACGAGAATCAACTCTCAGCTGGAAGGCTGGCGGCAGTTGGCGTTTTGGGGCGCGCTGGGCGCGCTTCTTCTCAGCTACATCCCGCTCGCCCGCCTGGCGACGCGCGTCTTCGCGCGGAAGAAGGAGATCGAGAAGCCGAGTTGGCTGCTTAAAATTCTCGGAGCGTGGTGGGTCGCTCTGGTGATCGCGGTTCCTCCCATCGCTTTGACATATATAATTATTCTTGGTCTTGACGCAGCTAACCTGACAAGTCTGCGAATGCAGACGGTCCTTCAATCCGTCGGCGGCGGCGTTATCAGAATCGCCGTGGTCTCCGGAATCGCGCGAGGCCTGCTTGCGCCGACCCGCCCCAACTGGCGCCTTCCAAGGATCAGCGACGAGGCCGCGTCCCGGGTGCTTCGCGTCGCCGTCAGCGTGGCTTGGATCATCTCGGCGACGCGTTTTTGTGAAGCCTTGAACGATGTCGTCGACGCGTCCTTGACGTTCTCGGTCGCGACGCGCGGGCTTGGCGCGATGATCGCCTCAATTGCGCTTGTCGTTGGGTTATGGCGCATTGGCGCCGCGATGGACGAGGACGATCTTGGTCCGCAGGCTGAGAAGGGATGGAACTGGTTCGGCATACTGCGCATCGCGACATGGATCGGCGCCTTTGTGTTCGCCGTATCGGTGCTGATCGGCTACCCGACTTTCGCCAGCTTCTTGCTCGATCAGATGATCTGGGACGGCGCCGTCATCTGCGTCGCCTTCATGGCGGCCGCTCTTGTCGACGAAGCGATCTCCGCCGGATTCAAGCCCGAGACCAGGTTCGGCCGTTGGCTGATAGCTCGCGTCGGACTGCAACGCGCCTCTCTCGATCTGCTCGGGGTGTTGCTTTCTGGGGTGACGCGGCTGGCGCTATTTTGCGCCGCAGTCATTCTGTTGCTGGCGCCATGGGGTTTGCAATCCACCGATGTTCCGTTCGATCTTCGAGCGGCTTTTTTTGGGTTCAAAGTCGGCGATGCCTGGATTTCGCCTGTCAGCATCGTCATTGCAATCGTCATTTTCGGCATTGCTTCAGCAGTGATTCATGCGCTGCAGCGGTGGCTCGACGCTAGCCTGCTGCCACACACCGGGCTCGACGCCGGACTGAGCAATTCCATCAAGACTAGCCTCGGTTACATCGGGTTCCTTGCTGCAGCGGGCCTATCGCTCGGTTATCTCGGCCTGAATTTTGAAAAGCTCGCCATCGTCGCCGGCGCCCTCTCGGTCGGCATCGGCTTCGGCCTTCAGTCGATCGTCAATAATTTCGTTTCGGGATTGATCTTGTTGTGGGAGCGCGCCGTGCGCGTCGGCGACTGGATCATAGTCGGCGGCGACCAGGGTTTCGTTCGACGCATCAATGTTCGATCGACCGAAATCGAGACCATCGACCGCGCTCAAGTCATCATTCCGAACTCGAGCCTCGTCACGGGGGTG
It contains:
- a CDS encoding lysine-2,3-aminomutase-like protein codes for the protein MTDISLTLRSAADLISAGLAHETRREEIERISKAYAIGVTPTIARLIDSADPHDPIGRQFIPDLAELAHRSEERRDPIGDDAFSPVEGVVHRYPDRVLLKLLHICPVYCRFCFRRETVGPGSPTHLAPKALDAALAYIAGHSEIWEVILTGGDPLTLSPRRISDIMSRLKAIDHVKVVRVHTRVPSVDPDAIDAQLVESLRASGKTVYVALHANHPRELSPETRAACARIIDAGIPMLSQSVLLAGVNDDILTLTALMRGFVEARIKPYYLHQLDLAPGTAHFRVGIEKGRNLMRELRGRVSGLCQPTYMLDLPGGHGKSPIGPNYLTEINDEETFEVSDYQGRSHLYPPPES
- a CDS encoding DUF3772 domain-containing protein, giving the protein MRCFACIIGLIALLGVAPTWAQTPQAAATAPAKGQPTQAPAVKASPAPADKAADPMSTGALSPALIAATAALDKAGAAIKDIETSLERPNVSDGELAALRQQTGPISESLGNAIERLTPRLTEIKARLDQLGPPPDDKAPPENPAVTEERTAQQQSFSNVDELLKRAKLLSVGVDQFRTSIAARRRALFTRSLFQRSTSIAGSSLWSDVWKEAPANISDVGNLISSSVTRINSQLEGWRQLAFWGALGALLLSYIPLARLATRVFARKKEIEKPSWLLKILGAWWVALVIAVPPIALTYIIILGLDAANLTSLRMQTVLQSVGGGVIRIAVVSGIARGLLAPTRPNWRLPRISDEAASRVLRVAVSVAWIISATRFCEALNDVVDASLTFSVATRGLGAMIASIALVVGLWRIGAAMDEDDLGPQAEKGWNWFGILRIATWIGAFVFAVSVLIGYPTFASFLLDQMIWDGAVICVAFMAAALVDEAISAGFKPETRFGRWLIARVGLQRASLDLLGVLLSGVTRLALFCAAVILLLAPWGLQSTDVPFDLRAAFFGFKVGDAWISPVSIVIAIVIFGIASAVIHALQRWLDASLLPHTGLDAGLSNSIKTSLGYIGFLAAAGLSLGYLGLNFEKLAIVAGALSVGIGFGLQSIVNNFVSGLILLWERAVRVGDWIIVGGDQGFVRRINVRSTEIETIDRAQVIIPNSSLVTGVVKNLVRNDRTGRVVIPVTVAGSADPEKVREVLFAVAKAHQSVLKMPAPQILFTSMSGSALTFELAAFVGEVETQARIRSDLHFAIFKRFTEEGFFNGPAADPMKVQIVGMENRDALLRVPSDDAEEKPRSSAAGR
- the epmA gene encoding EF-P lysine aminoacylase EpmA, encoding MNEPSPWWRPHIHRDRRPFLKARTKMTAAARAFFSARSFTEVDTAILQVSPGNEAHISAFSTEMQDETGAGTQLYLHSSPEFAAKKLLAAGEERIFTFAHAFRNRERGKLHHPEFTLLEWYRTNAPYQRLIEDCAGLLAATAQAAGADILTFAGCMTDPFEEFELLSVAEAFDRYAGVDLLATLDGLTPNRDALAALARKSGIRVAGDDSWSDLFSKMLTDKIEPHLGHGRATILMDYPASEAALANLQEDQRLAERFELYACGVELANGFGELTDPAEQRRRFELEMTERMRIYGDAYPLDEDFLEALSIMPPASGIALGFDRLVMLASGASHIEQVIWTPVARGIWAR